The following are encoded together in the Streptomyces sp. NBC_00341 genome:
- a CDS encoding pyruvate carboxylase, with amino-acid sequence MFDKVLVANRGEIAIRAFRAAFELGISTVAVYPHEDRNSLHRAKADEAYRIGEPGHPVRAYLSVDEVIKAARKAGADAIYPGYGFLSENPDLAAACSEAGITFVGPPASVLNLTGNKSRAVAAAREAGVPVLKSSEPSEDVDTLVAAAQDIGFPVFVKAVAGGGGRGMRRVASPGELRESIDAAMREARSAFGDATVFLEQAVINPRHIEVQILADAEGNVVHLYERDCSLQRRHQKVVEIAPAPNLDPELRDRICADAVAFAHHIGYVNAGTVEFLVDERGNHVFIEMNPRIQVEHTVTEQVTGRDLVIAQLRIAAGMTLPELHLSQDDITLNGTAMQCRITTEDPANGFRPDTGTISAYRSPGGPGVRLDGGTVHTGAEVSAHFDSMLVKLTCHGHDFTNAARRARRAIAEFRIRGVATNLPFLGAVLDQPDFRAGHITTSFIEEHPELIRARPSADRGSRMLGYLAETTVNRPYGPRPSVIDPADKLPALPTGSPPAGSRQRLAALGPEAFAAELRAQRAVAVTDTTFRDAHQSLLATRVRTRDLLAVAPHVARTAPELLSLECWGGATYDVALRFLAEDPWERLVKIRETVPNICTQMLLRGRNTVGYTPYPTEVTEAFVAEAASAGMDIFRIFDALNDVSQMRPAIDAVRATGTSVAEVALCYTADLSDPGETLYTLDYYLRLAEQIVDAGAHVLAIKDMAGLLRPPAARTLVTALRERFDLPVHLHTHDTPGGQLATLIAAIDAGVDAVDAAVASMSGTTSQPSLSALVAATDHTERATGLSLQAVGDLEPYWEATRKVYAPFESGLASPTGRIYHHEIPGGQLSNLRQQAIALGLGDRFELIEDCYAAADRMLGRLVKVTPSSKVVGDLALHLVGAGVEAADFEADPGKFDVPDSVIGFLRGELGDPPGGWPEPFRTRALKGRPEKAQQPQLSAEDREGLEKTPRATLNRLLFPGPTKEFEAHREAYGDTSVLPTRDFLYGLETETEHTVTLDPGVTLLIELEAISEADERGFRSVLATLNGQLRPVSVRDRSVATEVKAAEKADRGNAGHVAAPFAGVVTLQVEEGASVSAGQTVATIEAMKMEASITAQSAGVVRRLAIGRVQQVEAGDLLIEIA; translated from the coding sequence CAAGGTATTGGTCGCCAACCGTGGTGAGATCGCGATCCGCGCGTTCCGCGCCGCGTTCGAGCTCGGGATCTCCACGGTGGCGGTGTATCCCCACGAGGACCGCAACTCACTCCACCGGGCCAAGGCCGACGAGGCCTACCGGATCGGGGAGCCCGGACATCCGGTGCGCGCCTACCTCTCGGTCGACGAGGTCATCAAGGCCGCCCGGAAGGCGGGCGCCGACGCGATCTACCCCGGCTACGGCTTCCTGTCGGAGAACCCGGACCTCGCGGCCGCGTGCTCCGAGGCCGGCATCACGTTCGTCGGACCGCCCGCCTCTGTACTGAACCTGACGGGGAACAAGTCCCGCGCCGTCGCCGCCGCCCGGGAGGCCGGCGTACCGGTACTGAAGTCCTCCGAGCCCTCCGAGGACGTCGACACACTCGTCGCCGCGGCGCAGGACATCGGATTCCCGGTCTTCGTCAAGGCCGTCGCGGGCGGCGGCGGACGCGGCATGCGCCGGGTGGCCTCGCCGGGCGAACTGCGCGAGTCGATCGACGCGGCCATGCGCGAGGCGCGCTCCGCGTTCGGTGACGCGACGGTCTTCCTGGAGCAGGCGGTGATCAACCCCCGCCACATCGAGGTGCAGATCCTCGCCGACGCCGAGGGCAATGTCGTGCACCTGTACGAGCGGGACTGCTCGTTGCAGCGCCGCCACCAGAAGGTCGTCGAGATCGCGCCCGCCCCGAACCTCGACCCGGAGCTGCGGGACCGGATCTGCGCCGACGCCGTCGCCTTCGCCCACCACATCGGCTACGTGAACGCGGGCACGGTCGAGTTCCTCGTCGACGAGCGCGGCAACCACGTCTTCATCGAGATGAACCCGCGCATCCAGGTCGAGCACACCGTCACCGAACAGGTCACAGGGCGCGACCTGGTCATCGCCCAGCTGCGCATCGCCGCCGGCATGACGCTGCCCGAACTCCACCTCTCCCAGGACGACATCACCCTCAACGGCACCGCGATGCAGTGCCGCATCACCACAGAGGACCCGGCCAACGGCTTCCGCCCGGACACCGGCACCATCTCCGCCTACCGCTCCCCCGGCGGGCCCGGGGTGCGCCTGGACGGCGGCACCGTCCACACCGGCGCGGAGGTGTCCGCCCACTTCGACTCGATGCTCGTCAAGCTCACCTGCCACGGGCACGACTTCACCAACGCGGCCCGCCGGGCACGCCGGGCCATCGCGGAGTTCCGCATCCGCGGTGTGGCGACCAACCTGCCGTTCCTGGGCGCCGTGCTGGACCAGCCCGACTTCCGGGCCGGGCACATCACGACGAGCTTCATCGAGGAGCACCCGGAGCTGATCCGGGCCCGCCCCTCGGCCGACCGGGGCAGCCGCATGCTCGGCTACCTGGCCGAGACCACCGTCAACCGGCCCTACGGCCCCCGCCCGTCCGTCATCGACCCGGCGGACAAGCTGCCGGCCCTGCCGACCGGGTCGCCGCCCGCCGGTTCCCGGCAGCGCCTCGCGGCCCTCGGCCCGGAGGCCTTCGCCGCCGAGCTGCGCGCCCAGCGGGCCGTCGCCGTCACCGACACCACGTTCCGCGACGCGCACCAGTCGCTGCTGGCCACCCGGGTGCGGACCCGCGACCTGCTGGCCGTCGCCCCGCACGTCGCCCGGACCGCCCCCGAGCTGCTCAGCCTCGAATGCTGGGGCGGCGCCACCTACGACGTGGCGCTGCGCTTCCTGGCCGAGGACCCGTGGGAACGGCTGGTGAAGATCCGGGAGACCGTGCCCAACATCTGCACCCAGATGCTGCTGAGGGGCCGCAACACGGTCGGCTACACGCCCTATCCCACCGAGGTCACCGAGGCGTTCGTCGCCGAGGCGGCGAGCGCCGGAATGGACATCTTCCGGATCTTCGACGCCCTCAACGACGTCTCCCAGATGCGCCCGGCGATCGACGCCGTGCGCGCCACCGGCACCTCGGTCGCGGAAGTGGCGCTCTGCTACACCGCGGACCTCTCGGACCCCGGCGAGACCCTGTACACGCTGGACTACTACCTGCGCCTCGCGGAGCAGATCGTGGACGCGGGCGCCCATGTCCTCGCCATCAAGGACATGGCCGGGCTGCTGCGTCCGCCCGCCGCCCGCACCCTGGTCACGGCGCTGCGCGAGCGGTTCGACCTACCGGTCCACCTGCACACCCACGACACCCCCGGCGGGCAGCTGGCCACCCTGATCGCCGCCATCGACGCGGGGGTCGACGCGGTGGACGCGGCGGTCGCCTCCATGTCCGGTACGACCAGCCAGCCCTCGCTGTCCGCACTGGTCGCCGCCACCGACCACACCGAACGGGCCACCGGCCTCTCGCTCCAGGCCGTCGGTGACCTGGAGCCCTACTGGGAGGCGACCCGCAAGGTCTACGCCCCCTTCGAGTCCGGTCTCGCCTCGCCCACCGGCCGGATCTACCACCACGAGATCCCCGGCGGGCAGCTGTCCAACCTGCGCCAGCAGGCCATCGCCCTCGGTCTGGGCGACCGCTTCGAGCTCATCGAGGACTGCTACGCCGCGGCCGACCGGATGCTCGGGCGGCTGGTGAAGGTGACGCCGTCGTCCAAGGTGGTGGGCGATCTGGCACTGCATCTGGTGGGCGCGGGCGTCGAGGCGGCCGACTTCGAGGCCGACCCCGGCAAGTTCGACGTACCGGACTCCGTGATCGGGTTCCTGCGCGGCGAGCTGGGTGACCCGCCCGGCGGCTGGCCCGAGCCGTTCCGTACCCGCGCGCTGAAGGGCCGCCCGGAGAAGGCGCAGCAGCCGCAGCTGTCGGCGGAGGACCGCGAGGGGCTGGAGAAGACACCCCGGGCGACCCTGAACCGGCTGCTCTTCCCCGGTCCGACCAAGGAGTTCGAGGCCCACCGCGAGGCGTACGGCGACACCTCTGTCCTGCCGACCCGGGACTTCCTGTACGGGCTGGAGACGGAGACCGAGCACACGGTCACGCTCGACCCGGGTGTCACCCTGCTGATCGAGCTGGAGGCCATCTCCGAGGCCGACGAACGCGGCTTCCGCAGCGTACTGGCCACCCTCAACGGGCAGCTGCGGCCGGTCTCGGTGCGGGACAGGTCCGTCGCCACCGAGGTCAAGGCCGCCGAGAAGGCGGACCGGGGCAACGCGGGCCATGTGGCGGCCCCGTTCGCCGGGGTCGTCACCCTCCAGGTGGAGGAGGGCGCCTCGGTCTCGGCGGGCCAGACCGTCGCCACCATCGAGGCCATGAAGATGGAGGCGTCGATCACCGCCCAGTCAGCCGGGGTCGTCCGGCGCCTCGCGATCGGCCGGGTCCAGCAGGTCGAGGCGGGCGATCTGCTCATCGAGATCGCCTGA
- the ilvC gene encoding ketol-acid reductoisomerase: MPAEMFYDDDADLSVIQGRKVAVLGYGSQGHAHALSLRDSGVDVRVGLHEGSKSKAKAEEQGLRVVTPAEASAEADVIMILVPDPIQAQVYEESVKDNLKDGDALFFGHGLNIRFDFIKPPAGVDVCMVAPKGPGHLVRRQYEEGRGVPCIVAVEQDATGKGLELALSYAKGIGGTRAGVIRTTFTEETETDLFGEQAVLAGGTAALVKAGFETLTEAGYQPEIAYFECLHELKLIVDLMYEGGLEKMRWSISETAEWGDYVTGPRIITADTKAEMKKVLAEIQDGTFAKAWMAEYHSGLPKYNEYKKADSDHLLETTGRELRKLMSWVDDDDA, from the coding sequence ATGCCTGCCGAGATGTTCTACGACGACGATGCCGACCTGTCCGTCATCCAGGGCCGCAAGGTCGCGGTCCTCGGTTACGGCAGCCAGGGCCACGCCCACGCGCTGTCGCTGCGCGACTCGGGTGTCGATGTCCGTGTCGGTCTGCACGAGGGCTCCAAGTCCAAGGCCAAGGCCGAGGAGCAGGGCCTGCGCGTGGTGACGCCCGCCGAGGCGTCCGCCGAGGCCGACGTCATCATGATCCTGGTTCCGGACCCGATCCAGGCCCAGGTCTACGAGGAGTCCGTCAAGGACAACCTCAAGGACGGCGACGCGCTGTTCTTCGGCCACGGCCTGAACATCCGCTTCGACTTCATCAAGCCACCGGCGGGCGTCGACGTCTGCATGGTCGCCCCGAAGGGCCCGGGTCACCTGGTCCGCCGCCAGTACGAGGAGGGCCGCGGCGTTCCGTGCATCGTGGCCGTCGAGCAGGACGCCACGGGCAAGGGCCTGGAGCTGGCGCTCTCGTACGCCAAGGGCATCGGCGGCACCCGCGCAGGGGTCATCAGGACCACGTTCACCGAGGAGACCGAGACGGATCTGTTCGGTGAGCAGGCGGTGCTGGCCGGCGGTACGGCGGCGCTGGTGAAGGCCGGTTTCGAGACGCTGACGGAGGCGGGTTACCAGCCGGAGATCGCGTACTTCGAGTGCCTGCACGAGCTGAAGCTGATCGTGGACCTCATGTACGAGGGCGGTCTGGAGAAGATGCGCTGGTCGATCTCTGAGACCGCCGAGTGGGGCGACTACGTCACCGGGCCGCGCATCATCACGGCCGACACCAAGGCCGAGATGAAGAAGGTCCTCGCCGAGATCCAGGACGGCACCTTCGCCAAGGCCTGGATGGCGGAGTACCACAGCGGTCTGCCCAAGTACAACGAGTACAAGAAGGCCGACAGCGATCACCTGCTGGAGACCACGGGCCGTGAGCTCCGCAAGCTCATGAGCTGGGTCGACGACGACGACGCATGA
- the ilvN gene encoding acetolactate synthase small subunit, translated as MSQHTLSVLVENTPGILARVAALFSRRGFNIDSLAVGTTEHPDLSRITIVVRVDHELALEQVTKQLNKLVNVLKIVELEADSAVQRELVLVKVSADNTSRAQIVQIAELFRARTVDVSPEAVTLEATGSGDKLDAMLRMLAAFGIKELVQSGAIAIGRGSRALADRTAREARPIRLTPAGTTTAVRAQSAQSA; from the coding sequence ATGTCCCAGCACACGCTCTCCGTCCTGGTCGAGAACACGCCCGGCATCCTCGCCCGGGTCGCCGCACTGTTCTCGCGCCGCGGCTTCAACATCGACTCGCTCGCGGTCGGCACCACGGAACACCCCGATCTCTCCCGCATCACGATCGTGGTCCGGGTCGATCACGAACTCGCCCTGGAACAGGTGACCAAGCAGCTCAACAAGCTGGTCAACGTCCTGAAGATCGTCGAGCTGGAGGCCGACTCGGCCGTCCAGCGCGAGCTGGTCCTGGTGAAGGTCAGCGCCGACAACACCTCGCGCGCCCAGATCGTGCAGATCGCCGAACTGTTCCGGGCCAGAACCGTGGACGTCTCGCCCGAAGCCGTCACCCTCGAGGCGACCGGCTCCGGCGACAAGCTCGACGCGATGCTCAGGATGCTCGCGGCCTTCGGTATCAAGGAGCTCGTCCAGTCCGGCGCGATCGCGATCGGCCGGGGCTCCCGGGCGCTTGCCGACCGCACTGCGCGCGAGGCCCGGCCGATCCGCCTGACTCCGGCCGGCACCACCACCGCGGTACGCGCGCAGAGCGCGCAGAGCGCGTAG